From the Desulfovibrio sp. TomC genome, one window contains:
- a CDS encoding type II secretion system protein, which yields MKLNKGFTLLEIIVSLIILGVIAVAIVPKNTDQGVEDVVDASVLKDALRQTIMRAMSDISTANWNIVVSSKTILVKKDTTTISTYTLQKYSGSFSISFNQLGQPYEFNQAGQPQTGPVLPYSIAIDPETGFIP from the coding sequence ATGAAGCTCAATAAAGGATTTACACTTCTTGAAATTATCGTTTCCTTGATCATTCTTGGAGTGATAGCAGTTGCAATTGTTCCAAAGAATACTGACCAAGGAGTAGAAGATGTGGTTGATGCAAGCGTCCTTAAAGATGCATTACGTCAAACAATAATGAGGGCAATGTCAGATATATCAACAGCAAACTGGAATATTGTTGTTTCAAGTAAAACTATTTTAGTGAAAAAAGATACAACAACAATCAGTACATATACACTTCAAAAGTACAGTGGATCTTTTTCAATTTCGTTTAACCAATTAGGGCAACCATATGAATTTAACCAGGCAGGACAACCACAAACAGGCCCAGTTTTGCCTTATTCAATTGCTATTGATCCTGAAACAGGGTTTATCCCGTGA